One Fragaria vesca subsp. vesca unplaced genomic scaffold, FraVesHawaii_1.0 scf0513139, whole genome shotgun sequence DNA window includes the following coding sequences:
- the LOC101306295 gene encoding uncharacterized protein LOC101306295 gives MDRCTRVVGLRFHPSDQELIGHFLFIKNNPNSVPEMRSSFLREFDMYGEVEPWTIWEANGGPLLDDQDLFFFTRLKKHKNRINRRIGSGTWSQGENYKPVYAKNNQETPIGKKTKLRYENKEVPEQSGCWFMDEYSAVDDGDYVICRLRENPSKRPSPPSSKPSDKKRKCQHDPEPSKKPKSTTNEARKTVSLNQRPNPETQFDTMEMFHHDQEYETQQYLLLEGTGLEEVQRDVLAPAVSEQQHTCSSSFALLNTTNDVFGSENDSGNAQLEDTDWLGDALEDVEGDSLFPALSEQQTSFMSQMQDIPSQENIIESHIQSPHLPPIGSESQQPADQTGLVISDPQVSTNEEFSFAYDNFSVPMDPAYNINSDEFSNYNFGDEFLSGGDDIGTADILQGSISFSELLEDQNHELSTALDQKHKTSQNISPTLIYLDISPKFTHSTQNLASLLSQPSRRRRRSSRRALASILICLFRGDYNMTWSFDFLKIFLSRCKKVKLGMLLVDG, from the exons ATGGATCGTTGCACTCGGGTGGTGGGTCTCAGATTCCATCCGTCCGATCAAGAGTTGATCGGAcactttcttttcatcaagaACAACCCCAATTCGGTGCCGGAGATGAGATCCTCGTTTTTGCGGGAGTTTGATATGTACGGTGAGGTAGAGCCGTGGACGATTTGGGAAGCCAATGGGGGACCGCTTCTCGATGACCAggatctcttcttcttcactcgCCTTAAGAAGCACAAGAACCGAATCAATCGAAGAATTGGATCCGGTACTTGGAGCCAAGGCGAGAACTACAAACCAGTTTATGCCAAAAACAACCAAGAAACCCCAATTGGGAAAAAGACCAAACTGAGGTATGAGAACAAAGAGGTGCCGGAGCAAAGCGGTTGTTGGTTCATGGATGAGTACAGCGCTGTTGATGATGGTGATTATGTGATTTGCCGACTCCGAGAGAACCCTAGCAAGAgaccatcaccaccatcatcaaaGCCTAGTGATAAAAAGAGGAAGTGTCAACATGATCCAGAGCCTAGCAAAAAGCCCAAGTCGACAACCAATGAGGCTAGAAAGACCGTGTCTTTGAATCAGAGGCCTAATCCTGAGACGCAATTCGACACTATGGAAATGTTCCATCATGATCAGGAATATGAGACTCAACAATATTTGTTGTTAGAGGGTACTGGATTGGAGGAAGTACAAAGGGATGTATTAGCCCCTGCCGTTTcagaacaacaacacacatgtTCATCATCATTCGCGCTGCTCAATACTACCAACGACGTGTTTGGGTCTGAAAATGACAGTGGAAATGCGCAGTTAGAGGATACTGATTGGCTTGGTGATGCATTGGAGGATGTAGAAGGGGATTCATTATTTCCTGCCCTCTCAGAACAACAAACATCATTCATGTCACAGATGCAGGACATTCCTTCTCAAGAAAACATCATTGAGTCTCATATTCAGTCACCACATTTGCCTCCCATCGGATCAGAATCGCAACAACCAGCAGATCAAACTGGGTTGGTTATTAGCGATCCACAAGTCAGTACCAATGAAGAATTCAGTTTTGCTTATGATAATTTCAGTGTTCCAATGGATCCAGCCTACAATATTAACTCTGATGAATTCAGCAACTACAACTTTGGCGATGAGTTCTTGTCGGGAGGGGATGACATTGGTACAGCAGATATACTACAAGGATCAATATCATTTTCAGAGCTTCTTGAAGATCAGAATCATGAA CTCTCGACAGCTCTcgaccaaaaacacaaaacctcACAAAACATCTCGCCCACCCTCATCTACCTCGACATCTCTCCCAAATTCACACACTCAACCCAAAACCTAGcatctctcctctctcagCCTTCTCGGAGACGGCGACGAAGCTCTCGGCGAGCCCTAGCCTCTATTTTGATTTGTCTCTTTAGAG GTGACTACAATATGACTTGGAGCTTTGATTTTCTGAAGATATTTCTCTCAAG ATGTAAGAAAGTTAAGCTGGGCATGTTGCTAGTTGATGGATAA